The genomic segment CTCTAGCGAATACGCAGCCGCTAGTATGCATGAAATAGCCATACATGACGAAGGAGGGTTGCTCCTTGTTGGACGTGAACAACTTCGAGTATATGAAAATTGGGCTTGCCTCGCCTGAGAAAATTCGTTCCTGGTCCCGCGGAGAAGTTAAAAAACCGGAAACGATCAACTATAGGACGTTAAAACCGGAGAAGGAAGGCCTCTTCTGCGAGAAAATTTTTGGTCCTACCAAAGACTGGGAGTGTCACTGCGGCAAGTACAAGCGCGTTCGCTATAAAGGCGTCGTCTGTGATCGCTGTGGCGTTGAAGTAACACGTGCGAAAGTTCGCCGTGAGCGTATGGGACATATCGAGCTTGCAGCTCCTGTATCCCATATCTGGTATTTCAAAGGGATTCCTAGCCGCATGGGCTTGGCATTGGATATGTCGCCTCGTTCGCTTGAGGAGATCATCTACTTTGCATCTTATGTTGTAACTGATCCTGGTGATACGCCGCTGGAGAAAAAGCAGCTGCTGTCCGAAAAGGAATACCGCAGCTACCGTGAGAAATATGGCTACGGCTTCCACGCTGGAATGGGTGCTGAAGCAGTCAAAAAACTGCTGCAGGACATTGAAGTGGAGAAAGAGCTGGAACAGCTTAAAGAAGAGCTTCGTACGGCTCAGGGCCAACGCCGTAACCGTGCGATCAAGCGTCTTGAAGTTATCGAAGCATTCCGTAATTCTGGCAATGAGCCGGAATGGATGATTCTCGATGTGCTTCCAGTTATCCCTCCTGAGCTTCGCCCGATGGTACAACTGGATGGCGGACGTTTTGCAACGTCTGACCTTAATGACCTGTACCGTCGTGTAATCAACCGTAACAACCGTCTGAAGCGTCTGCTTGATCTGGGTGCTCCTGACATTATCGTGCAAAATGAAAAACGCATGCTTCAAGAAGCAGTTGATGCGCTGATTGATAACGGCCGTCGTGGTCGTCCAGTGACTGGACCGGGTAACCGTCCGCTCAAATCGCTCAGCCATATGCTTAAAGGTAAGCAAGGACGTTTCCGTCAAAACTTGCTCGGTAAACGTGTCGATTACTCTGGCCGTTCCGTTATCGTAGTAGGACCGAACCTGAAGATGTTCCAATGCGGACTTCCGAAGGAAATGGCGCTTGAGCTGTTTAAGCCATTCGTTATGAAAGAACTCGTCAACAAAGGACTTGCGCACAACATTAAGAGCGCGAAGCGCAAAGTTGAGCGCGTAAGCCCTGAAGTATGGGATGTTCTTGAAGAAGTAATCAAGGAGCACCCGGTTCTTCTTAACCGTGCCCCGACCCTTCACAGACTCGGTATTCAAGCATTTGAGCCGATTTTGGTTGAAGGCCGCGCCATCAAGCTTCACCCGCTCGTATGTACCGCTTATAACGCGGATTTCGACGGTGACCAAATGGCCGTTCACGTACCTTTGTCTGCAGAAGCACAAGCGGAAGCTCGCTTGCTCATGCTTGCATCGGGCAACATTTTGAACCCTAAAGACGGCAAGCCAGTCGTTACGCCTTCCCAGGATATGGTTCTCGGCAGTTACTATCTGACGATGGACAACAAGGAAGCGCATGGTACGGGTTCGGTGTTTGCAACGGTGAATGAAGCGGTATCGGCGTACCAACGCGGTATTGTTTCGCTGCATGCACGGATCTTTATTCCGGTGAAAGTTTTGAAAAAGACTGTGTTCACCGAAAAACAACAGCAGTCGTTGATGTCAACGACGGTTGGTAAAGTTATTTTCAACGAAATTTTCCCGGAAGATTTCCCGTATATCAACGAGGCTACGAAAACGAACCTTTTGAACGGTACGCCGGATAAATATTTTGTTTACGAAAAAGGCAGTGATTTGAAAAAAATCATTGAAGAATTGCCGATAGCAGGCGGTGTAGGTAAAGATTATCTCGGTAATATTATTGCTGAGTGCTTCAGAAACTACCATACGACGCTGACGGCTGTCATCCTTGACCGTATCAAGCAGCTCGGCTTCACTTACTCCACGCGTGCAGGTATTACGATCGCCGTATCGGACGTTATCGTGCCGCCAGAGAAAACAGAGCTTCTTAAAAAATCGGATGATCAGGTTGCTATCGTTATGAATCAGTACCGTCGTGGTCTGATTACGAACGAAGAGCGTTATGACCGGATTATTAGCATTTGGAGCAAATGTAAAGACGAGCTGACGGAAATTTTGATGAAGTCTATGGATCGTTACAACAACATTATGCTCATGGTTGATTCGAAGGCACGGGGTAACAAATCGCAAATCACCCAGCTGGGCGGTATGCGTGGTCTGATGGCCAACCCATCGGGCCGCATTATCGAATTGCCAATCAAATCGAACTTCCGTGAAGGTCTGACGGTACTCGAGTACTTCATCTCGACGCATGGAGCGCGGAAAGGTCTCGCGGATACAGCTCTTCGTACAGCTGACTCCGGTTACCTGACTCGTAGGCTCGTTGACGTTGCACAAGATGTTATCGTTCGTGAAGAAGATTGCGGAACCGATAAAGGCTTCTCCGTGAGCAAAATTCAAGACGGTAAAGAGGTTATTGAGGATCTGTACGATCGTATTGAAGGCCGTTACGCTTTCGAGACGGTTCGTCATCCGAAGACTGGCGAAGTTATCGTCAGCCGCAATGATCTGATTGACTCGAACAGAGCCGATGCGATTATTGATGCGGGTATTGAAAAACTGCAAATCCGTTCCGTGCTTAGCTGCCGCGCTCGTCATGGCGTATGTAAAACTTGTTATGGCCGCAACCTGGCAACAGGCAAGCATGTTGAAATCGGAGAAGCAGTAGGTATCATTGCCGCTCAATCCATCGGTGAGCCAGGAACACAGCTCACGATGCGTACATTCCATACCGGCGGTGTTGCCGGAGACGATATTACGCAAGGTTTGCCGCGTATCCAGGAGCTTTTCGAGGCGCGTAATCCGAAAGGTCAAGCGATTATCACCGAGCTTGATGGTGTGGTCAAAGAAATTCGTGAAGCGAAGGATCGCCGTGAAATCGAAGTTCAAGGTGAAGCGGAATCCAAAACTTATGCGATCACTTACGGTTCGCGTATCCGTGTTGTAAAAGGTCAGCATCTGGAAGCCGGCGACGAGCTGACTGATGGTTCGATTGACCCTAAAGATATGCTTCGGATTAAAGGTATCCGCGGCGTTCAAAACTATATTTTGCAGGAAGTACAGCGCGTCTACCGGAACCAAGGGGTAGAAATCAATGACAAGCACATTGAAGTCATGGTTAAGCAAATGCTCCGCAAAATCCGTATCGTTGATGCGGGAGAAACGAAGCTTCTGCCAGGCGCATTCGTAGACATTCATGAATACGAGTCTGCCAACCGCGAAGCAATCTTTGCTGATAAAGAGCCAGCAGTAGCCAAACCGGTATTGCTCGGTATTACGAAAGCGTCTCTTGAGACGGATTCGTTCTTGTCGGCAGCTTCTTTCCAAGAAACGACTCGCGTCTTGACTGACGCTGCTATTAAAGGCAAAGTCGATCAATTGCTTGGTCTGAAGGAAAATGTTATTATCGGTAAGTTGATTCCAGCTGGTACGGGTATGCCGCGTTATCGCAATATCCGTCTGGTAGGGCTTGAGGATGAGCAGGAAACTGTTGTAAACCAAGGCGAATTGGAATCAGAAGCAGTTACCGTTGACTAAAGCTTGAAGCATGCATGCGGCGGCGGCCTCCCCTAGTAATTGAGGGGAAGCTGCCTGCGTATGCGTACATCGAGGCTATAGCAGCTTTTCAGAAGAGGCAATGACTAGCATTTGCGGTTTTTCTGATAAAGCTACTTGACACTCTAGGTGTACAGGTGATACTATATCGAAGTGTGCCTAATTGTGTGATCTTCTACCGCTAAAGGATAGGTGATTCCATGCAGTTTAAAGTTGGCGCGAAACAGACGACGAAGATGCTTGAGCAAGATAAAGCAGTCGAAGTCTACATTGCTCAAGATGCAGATCCGCGAATGAAAGAGAAAGTTATTCATTTGTGTGAGCGGTCGAGTATCCCGGTCAAATGGGTAGAAACGATGCAAGACCTTGGGAAAACCTGTGGAATTGATGTCGGAGCTGCTATGGCAGCGCTCGTAACCGATGATGAATAAAGGAAAAAAGCATTTTTGCTGGTGCAACTTCAACCTGATGATGGACTGGTAAGAATTTTTATTTGTTCTTTTATGAACCACCTGGATCTGTGGGCTTTAAAATTAGGTGTAATGTCTACCATATTAAATGACATGAATAACGGAAGGGGGTGGCAACATGCCAACAATTAACCAGCTAGTCCGTAAAGGACGCCAAGCTAAAGTCGTAAAATCGAAATCGCCAGCTTTGCAAAAAGGTTTCAACGCCTTGAAACGTGAAGCTACAAACATCAGTGCTCCGCAAAAACGCGGTGTGTGCACTCGTGTAGGTACAATGACTCCGAAAAAACCGAACTCTGCACTTCGTAAATACGCGCGTGTACGTTTGACTAACCGCGTAGAGGTTACAGCTTACATTCCGGGTATCGGACATAACCTTCAAGAGCACAGTGTCGTATTGATCCGTGGCGGACGGGTAAAAGACCTTCCGGGTGTACGTTATCATATCGTTCGCGGCGCTTTGGATACAGCGGGTGTTAACAACCGTAACCAAGCTCGTTCGAAATACGGTGCTAAACGTCCTAAAGTTAAGAAATAAAAATGGTTTTACCACTAATGAAATTATCATTCAAGAAAGGGGGACTTTCTCATGCCACGCAAAGGTCCTGTAACAAAACGCGATGTGCTTCCGGATCCGGTTTACAATAGCAAACTGGTAACGAGACTCATCAACCGCATTATGATCGACGGTAAACGCGGAACAGCTCAAACGCTGTTGTACGATGCCTTCAAACTGATCCAAGAACGCACGGGTAAAGATCCGATGGAAGTGTTCGAAGCAGCTTTGAAAAATATCATGCCAGTACTTGAGGTTAAAGCACGCCGTGTCGGCGGTGCCAACTATCAAGTGCCGATCGAAGTTAAACCTGAGCGCCGTACATCGCTTGGTCTCCGTTGGCTCGTGAACTACTCACGTAACCGCGGTGAGAAAACGATGGTAGAGCGTTTGGCTGCTGAAATTACTGATGCTTCCAATAACACTGGTGCATCCGTTAAGAAGCGCGAAGATACACACAAAATGGCAGAAGCGAACAGAGCGTTTGCTCACTACCGTTGGTAGGATTCGGCTAACGCTGAATCAACAAATAATCTCATTTAATGAGAGGAGATCAGTTCATGGCTAGAGAGTTCTCCTTGAAAAATACACGGAATATCGGGATTATGGCGCATATCGATGCGGGTAAAACCACTACAACTGAGCGTATCTTGTTCTACACAGGCCGTACTCACAAAATCGGAGAGGTGCATGAAGGCGCCGCTACGATGGACTGGATGGAACAAGAGCAAGAGCGCGGTATTACGATTACGTCTGCCGCGACGACTGCTCAATGGGATGGTCACCGCATCAATATCATCGATACCCCAGGACACGTTGACTTCACAGTAGAAGTTGAACGTTCCCTCCGCGTATTGGACGGGGCAGTTGGCGTTTTCAGTGCAAAAGAAGGCGTTGAGCCTCAGTCCGAAACCGTATGGCGTCAAGCAGACCGTTACGGTGTACCTCGGATCGCTTATATCAACAAAATGGACATTATCGGTGCAGACTTCTTGAACGTTATCAAGGATATGCGCGAGCGTCTACAAGCAAATGCTGTTGCGATTCAAATTCCGATTGGCGCTGAAAGTGATTTCGTAGGCGTTATCGATATCGTTGAACGCGTAGCTTACAAATACAAAGATGATCTCGGAAAAGACCCTGAGAAAATCGAAATTCCTGCAGAGTACGCCGACCAAGTCGAAGAACTCCGTACGGAATTGATCGAGAAAGTTGCCGAGCTGGACGAAGAATTAACAATGAAATATCTGGAAGGCGAAGAAATTACGATTCCAGAAATTAAAGCAGCGCTTCGTAAAGGCGTTTGTGAAGTTAAAATCTTCCCAGTTATCGTTGGCTCCTCGTACCGTAACAAAGGCGTTCAAATGATGTTGGATGCTGTTGTTGACTATCTTCCATCGCCACTTGATGTACCAGCTATTAAAGGTATGCTTGATGACGGTAGTGAGGAAATTCGTCAATCTTCGGATTCAGAACCGTTCTCGGCTCTGGCATTCAAAATCATGACGGATCCTTATGTAGGTAGATTGACGTTCTTCCGTGTGTATTCTGGCGTCCTGAAATCCGGTTCGTATGTTCTGAATGGTACAAAGAACAAACGTGAGCGTATTGGTCGGATTCTGCAAATGCATGCGAACAGCCGTCAAGAGATTTCCGAAGTTTACTCCGGAGATATCGCAGCTGCAGTTGGTTTGAAAGATACCATTACAGGCGACACGCTTTGTGATGAAAAACATCCGATTATTCTTGAATCGATGAATTTCCCTGAGCCAGTTATCTCGGTTGCTATCGAACCAAAAACGAAAGCTGACCAAGACAAACTCGGTATCGCGATTTCCAAGCTTGCGGAAGAAGATCCTACATTCCGTGCGCATACGGATGAAGAAACAAACCAAACGATTATCTCTGGTATGGGTGAGCTTCACCTTGAGATTCTAGTTGACCGTATGCTTCGCGAATTTAAGGTTGAGACAAACGTTGGTAAGCCTCAAGTTGCTTATCGTGAGACGTTCCGTCAAGCTGCAAAAGTCGAAGGTAAATTCGTACGTCAATCCGGTGGTAAAGGTCAATATGGCCATTGCTGGGTTGAATTCGTTCCACAAGAGCCGGGTGAAGGCTTCGTGTTCGAAAACAAAGTTGTGGGTGGATCGATTCCTCGTGAATTTATCGCTCCAATCCAAGCTGGTATCGAAGAGTCGATGAAAAACGGCGTTATCGCTGGATTCCCGCTCGTTGATGTTAAAGCAATTGTTTTCGACGGATCTTATCATGATGTTGACTCCTCGGAGATGGCGTTTAAAATTGCAGGTTCGATGGCGCTTAAAGCTGCCAAAGAAAAATGTAAGCCAGTTCTGCTTGAGCCAATCATGAAAGTTGAAGTTACTGTTCCTGAAGAGTACATGGGCGATGTAATGGGTATGTTGAACTCCCGTCGTGGTCGCATTGAAGGTATGGATACTCGCGCAGGTGCGCAAATTATCCGTGCTAAGGTGCCTCTCTCCGAGATGTTCGGTTATTCCACAACACTTCGTTCCGGTACACAAGGACGCGGTGTATTCTCGATGGAGCTTTCTCACTATGAAGAAGTTCCTAAATCGATTGCTGAAGAGATTATTGCCAAAAACAAAGGCGAATAATATTTTCCTTTGTCTTAGGTTAGTCTTTTTTACTCCGGTTGGCATTACAGCTTGCTAAGCAAGCAAGTGTTCAGCCACTATATAAAACCTTTTAAATATTGAGGAGGATTAAGTTCAATGGGAAAAGCTAAATTTGAACGTAACAAACCGCACGTTAATATCGGTACTATTGGTCACGTCGATCACGGTAAAACGACTCTGACTGCAGCAATCACTACTGTACTTTCCAAAAAATACGGCGGTGCTGCTATCGCTTTTGACCAAATCGATAAAGCTCCAGAAGAGCGCGAGCGTGGTATCACGATCTCGACAGCTCACGTTGAGTATGAGACGCCAGCTCGTCACTACGCTCACGTTGACTGCCCAGGTCACGCCGACTATGTAAAAAACATGATCACTGGTGCTGCACAAATGGACGGAGCAATCCTAGTAGTTTCCGCAGCTGATGGCCCTATGCCACAAACTCGTGAGCACATCTTGCTGTCCAAGCAAGTTGGCGTTCCTTACATCGTTGTATTCCTGAACAAATGCGACATGGTTGAAGACGAAGAGCTTCTTGAACTGGTTGAGATGGAAGTTCGCGACCTTCTTTCCGAGTATGAGTTCCCAGGCGACGACACTCCAATCATCCGTGGTGCAGCTCGTGAAGCTTTGCAAAACCCTGATGGTCCTTGGGCTGAAAAAATCATCGAGCTCTTCGAGCAAGTTGATACTTACATCCCAACTCCTGAGCGCGATGTTGCAAAACCTTTCCTTATGCCTGTCGAGGACGTATTCACAATCACTGGCCGTGGTACAGTAGCAACTGGCCGTGTTGAGCGTGGCGTTATCAAAGTAGGCGACGAGATCGAAATTATCGGTCTTGCTGAAGAGTCCCGCAAATCCGTAGTAACAGGCGTTGAAATGTTCCGTAAATTGCTTGACTCCGCTCAAGCAGGCGACAACGTTGGCGCATTGCTTCGTGGTGTAGACCGTAAAGATATTGAGCGTGGACAAGTATTGGCTAAACCGGGTTCGGTTAAACCACACACTAACTTCACTGCACAAATCTACGTTCTGACTAAAGAAGAGGGTGGCCGTCACAAGCCTTTCTTCACTGGATACCGTCCACAGTTCTACTTCCGTACAACTGACGTTACTGGTATCATCAACCTGCCAGAAGGTACTGAAATGGTTATGCCTGGCGACAACATCACAGTTACTGTTGAGCTTATCGCTCCAATCGCGGTTGAAGAGGGAACTCGTTTCTCCATCCGTGAAGGCGGCCGTACTGTAGGCGCTGGCGCTGTAGCAACTATCCAAAAATAATCGCGTGCGGCTTTAAGCCGCGCACGAATCAAACCTCTCACCTCGGTGAGAGGTTTTTTATTTTCCAAGGACAAGTCATTGACGGGGCTGCTGCATCGCCCTTAATATGAGAGAAGATGTATACAGCTGCGATAGAGGGAAACCTTATGGGAACGTAAGACAGATGCAGCTTATTATGTAGGGGAGGTTTTAAAGAAGATGAGAAAAAATATGTGGGTAGGATTAATGCTGGTCCTCGTTTTGGTCATTTCGGCATGTGGGGGCAGCAAAGGAAACGGCAATACAGGGGAACAGGCTTCAACTGCACCAAGCAGTTCTGCTGAAGCAACGGACAGTGGGGCGAAAGAAAATTATAAAATTTCAATCTCGCAATATGTAGAGCATCCGTCGCTTGATGCAACAAGAGAAGGATTTATTGCTGCCTTGAAGGATGCGGGCTTGGTTGAAGGACAGAATTTAACCATTGATTTTAATACGGCTCAAGCAGATCAAGCAAACAACCAAACGTTGGCTCAAAAGATCGCGGCTGATAAAAGTGATTTGGCGTTAGGTATTGCTACACCATCAGCACAAGCGCTTGTTAAAGAAGTGACTGATCGTCCTGTGCTGTTCGCAGCTGTTACCGATCCGATTGATTCAAAGCTCGTTACAAACCTTGATGCACCAGGCGGTCTTGTTTCGGGAGCGTCCGATACAAATCCTGCAGCGATTACAGAGCTAATGGACTTTGTAGCTGCTAATTTCCCTAATGTTAAAAACGTGGGCCTAGTTATTAATGAAGGTGAGCCAAATGCCGTTGTTATGGCTAAAATTGCTGAAGAAGCGCTAGCTAAGCATGAGATTAAGCTCGTTCGTGCAGCTGTAAGCAACACAGCAGAAGTTCAGCAGGCAGCAGCTTCCCTTGTGGGTAAAGTGGACGCCCTGTATATTACGCTGGATAACTCAGTAGTGAGCAGTCTGGATACTCTGATTAAAGTAGCAAATGATAATGATCTTCCGTTTTTTGCGAGCGATCGCGATACGGTTGAGCGCGGCGCCTTTGCAACAATTGGTTTCAAATATTATGATCATGGTTACCAAGTAGGTCAAATGGCTGTGGATATTTTGAAAAACGGCAAGAAGCCGGGCGATATGAAAGTAACTGTGCCGGACAAGCTTGATCTTATTTTGAACATGAAGGCAGCTAAGGAACAAGGCATTACGGTGACCGATGAGATGAAAAATCAAGTCAAGGATGCTGCTTCCAACATTATTGAATAGTTCGCAACTTAACGGAAAATTTTATTGCAAAGTAACGTAACGGCTATTGTCGCCATTAGACGGCAGTAGCCGTTTACAATTGGCCCGTTTTTCATGAGGAGGTTTCCTATTGCTTAGTTTGTTGAAATCGATGCCTGGTGCAATTGAGCTTGGCTTAATTTATGCGTTGATGGCGCTGGGCGTCTACATTACGTATCGGATTTTAGATTTTCCCGATTTGACCGTGGAAGGCAGCTTCACTACAGGCGGCGGCATTGCAATGATTTTGATAACGAATGGCATGTCGCCTTGGGTGGCTACTATTGCTGCTTTTGGCGGTGGTGCGGCTGCGGGAGCCATTACCGGGCTTTTGCATACGAAAGGCAAAATAAATGGGCTGCTCTCCGGCATTATTATGATGATTGCCCTATATTCCATTAATCTGCGAATTATGGGCAAGCCGAATGTGTCGGTATATGGAATGGATACGATTTTTACGACTAGCAACGTGCTTGTTATTGTCGTAATCGTTGTTATTGTGACGAAGCTTCTGCTGGATTTGTTTCTGCATACGGACTTAGGGCTAAGCTTGCGTGCAACGGGAGATAATGAGCGGATGATTCGGAGCTTTGGCTCCAATACGGATACGACTAAAATTATCGGCATATCCCTCTCCAATGCACTTGTTGCTTTGTCTGGAGCCTTATTCGCACAGCAGTCAACTGCTGCTGATATTTCTATGGGGATCGGCGTTATCGTCGTCGGCTTGGCATCGGTTATTATTGGCGAGGCTATTTTTGGAGCCCGGAAGGTGTTTTGGGCCACGCTGGCGGTTGTTCTTGGTTCCATTGTGTATCGGATCATCATTACAATTGCCTATCGGGTGGAGTGGCTCAAAGCTTCTGACTTAAAGCTGATTACAGCGGTAATCGTTATTGTTGCCCTTGTCGTTCCAACCATTCAGAAATCGTTTAAGCAGAAAAAAATGGCACGCAAACGCTCGGCGGAGCTGCTGACTGATCCTGTACAACGTGGAGGTGGGCAGTAATGCTGAACATTTCAAAAGTGTCCAAGCTGTTTAATCCAGGAACTGTTGATGAAAAGACAGCTTTGATTAACATTAATCTGCATCTGATGCCGGGCGATTTTGTAACGGTTATTGGAAGCAATGGAGCAGGGAAATCTACTTTAATGAACATTATCTCGGGTGTCATGCGTCCAGATGCCGGCGATGTTGAAATAGCTGGGGATAAAATGACACTGCTGCCCGAATTTAAACGCAGCAAGTGGATCGGGAGAGTCTTTCAAGATCCTATGGCGGGTACAGCGCCGCGCATGACGATTGAGGAAAACCTGGCTATGGCCTATAAAAGAGGCAAGCCGCGTACGCTATTGATAGGTGTGACACCGGCCAAGCGCGCTTTTTTCAAGGAGCAGCTTTCTAGGCTCGGCATAGGGCTTGAGAATCGCTTGGGCGCGAAGGTTGGACTTTTGTCCGGTGGCGAGCGGCAAGCGCTTAGCCTGTTGATGGCGACCTTTACGAAGCCACAAATTTTGCTGCTTGATGAGCACACGGCGGCGCTTGATCCTTCGCGTGCAGAGCTGATTACAGCGCTCACCGATTCGCTTGTACACGAGATGAAGCTGACGACGCTGATGGTGACGCATAATATGGAGCAGGCGATACGTCTGGGCAACCGTCTTATTATGATGGACAAGGGCCGGATCATTCTCGATGTTAATGAACACCGCAAAAAGGATCTTACGGTAGCGCAGCTGCTTAACGAGTTTGAACAAATTAGCGGCAAGAAGCTGGCTGACGACCGGATTGTGCTAGGTTAATAAGCATAGAGTAAAGCGGATTGAGTAGAGCAGTAGTAATACATTGTCCATAAAGCAAAGAAGATCGCTTTTCTGCCGGGCCATGGGTGAGAGGTTGCCGATGTACGGACAGAAGTGCGATCTTTTGCTGTTTTAGCGGTTTGCAGCCGTTAGTTGAAGGTATTCAGGTGAGTTTCTTCTATTATATATAGAAGGCACAGCAATCGTTTTGTTTATGAAGCGGGCAATGTGTCGAAGCTAATAACCTAAAAGACGTTATATTCTTGCCTAAAAGGATGAAAGAACGCTAATTTAATTGAAAATAGCATGAAAGCAAAGTTCTGCTTGCATTTGCCTATTCATTTCGTTATAATAATGTCTGTTGGTCTGTGACGTTGCGATGATGTGAGAGGTTGCCGACACACCCGGCCCCTTTGCCATGGGGCATGTGCCGGGTTTTCTCATGGAGTATGTCCGATAATAAATTGGGCGATAGAAGGAGGGACTTATATGGCAAAGCAAAAGATTCGTATTCGCTTGAAAGCGTACGATCACAGGATTCTTGATCAATCCGCAGAGAAAATTGTGGAAACTGCAAAACGTTCCGGAGCGAGTGTTTCCGGGCCGATTCCGCTTCCAACGGAAAAGCAAATCATCACCATTCTCCGTGCGGTGCACAAGTACAAGGATTCCAGGGAGCAATTCGAAATGCGTACACATAAACGCTTGATCGACATTGTTAACCCTACGCCGCAAACGGTTGATGCGTTGATGCGCCTGGATTTACCATCCGGTGTAGATATCGAAATCAAACTGTAAAAGCAACACCAGTATATGTGATATAGAAGGGAAATGAGGTGTCAACATGAAAGGTATCTTAGGTAAAAAACTTGGAATGACTCAAGTGTTTACTGCTGAAGGTAATGTAATTCCGGTTACTGTTATCGAAGCTGGACCATGTGTCGTTTTGCAGAAGAAAGACCAGGAAACTGATGGTTACGAAGCTGTTCAACTCGGTTTTGCCGACAAGAAAGAAAGCAGAACTATTAAGCCGGAAATTGGCCACGCTAAAAAAGCGGGAGCTACTCCTAAGCGCTACGTTCGTGAAATTCGCGGCATCCAATTGGGTGACTACGAAGTTGGTCAAGTGGTTAAAGCTGACCTTTTCGCAGAAGGCGAATTCGTTGACGTAACAGGTATTTCTAAAGGTAAAGGCTTTGCCGGCGTTATTAAACGTTGGGGACAAAGCACGGGTCCTATGTCTCACGGTTCCCGTTACCACCGCGGTCCAGGTTCCATGGGTTCGATTCAAGCGAACCGCGTACCGAAAGGCAAACGCCTTCCAGGTCACATGGGTACTGACGCTATCACGATTCAAAAGCTTGAAGTTATTCGCGTAGACGCTGAGCGTAACGTGTTGCTAGTTAAAGGTTCTGTACCAGGCCCTAAAAACGGTTTTGTGAAAGTTAAACTTACCGTTAAGAAATAAATTCTTAGAAGAAAGGAGGAACAATAAATGCCTAAAGTATCATTATACAATGTGAGC from the Paenibacillus sp. BIHB 4019 genome contains:
- the rpsJ gene encoding 30S ribosomal protein S10, with translation MAKQKIRIRLKAYDHRILDQSAEKIVETAKRSGASVSGPIPLPTEKQIITILRAVHKYKDSREQFEMRTHKRLIDIVNPTPQTVDALMRLDLPSGVDIEIKL
- the rplC gene encoding 50S ribosomal protein L3, with the protein product MKGILGKKLGMTQVFTAEGNVIPVTVIEAGPCVVLQKKDQETDGYEAVQLGFADKKESRTIKPEIGHAKKAGATPKRYVREIRGIQLGDYEVGQVVKADLFAEGEFVDVTGISKGKGFAGVIKRWGQSTGPMSHGSRYHRGPGSMGSIQANRVPKGKRLPGHMGTDAITIQKLEVIRVDAERNVLLVKGSVPGPKNGFVKVKLTVKK
- a CDS encoding ATP-binding cassette domain-containing protein; translated protein: MLNISKVSKLFNPGTVDEKTALININLHLMPGDFVTVIGSNGAGKSTLMNIISGVMRPDAGDVEIAGDKMTLLPEFKRSKWIGRVFQDPMAGTAPRMTIEENLAMAYKRGKPRTLLIGVTPAKRAFFKEQLSRLGIGLENRLGAKVGLLSGGERQALSLLMATFTKPQILLLDEHTAALDPSRAELITALTDSLVHEMKLTTLMVTHNMEQAIRLGNRLIMMDKGRIILDVNEHRKKDLTVAQLLNEFEQISGKKLADDRIVLG
- the tuf gene encoding elongation factor Tu: MGKAKFERNKPHVNIGTIGHVDHGKTTLTAAITTVLSKKYGGAAIAFDQIDKAPEERERGITISTAHVEYETPARHYAHVDCPGHADYVKNMITGAAQMDGAILVVSAADGPMPQTREHILLSKQVGVPYIVVFLNKCDMVEDEELLELVEMEVRDLLSEYEFPGDDTPIIRGAAREALQNPDGPWAEKIIELFEQVDTYIPTPERDVAKPFLMPVEDVFTITGRGTVATGRVERGVIKVGDEIEIIGLAEESRKSVVTGVEMFRKLLDSAQAGDNVGALLRGVDRKDIERGQVLAKPGSVKPHTNFTAQIYVLTKEEGGRHKPFFTGYRPQFYFRTTDVTGIINLPEGTEMVMPGDNITVTVELIAPIAVEEGTRFSIREGGRTVGAGAVATIQK
- a CDS encoding ABC transporter substrate-binding protein encodes the protein MRKNMWVGLMLVLVLVISACGGSKGNGNTGEQASTAPSSSAEATDSGAKENYKISISQYVEHPSLDATREGFIAALKDAGLVEGQNLTIDFNTAQADQANNQTLAQKIAADKSDLALGIATPSAQALVKEVTDRPVLFAAVTDPIDSKLVTNLDAPGGLVSGASDTNPAAITELMDFVAANFPNVKNVGLVINEGEPNAVVMAKIAEEALAKHEIKLVRAAVSNTAEVQQAAASLVGKVDALYITLDNSVVSSLDTLIKVANDNDLPFFASDRDTVERGAFATIGFKYYDHGYQVGQMAVDILKNGKKPGDMKVTVPDKLDLILNMKAAKEQGITVTDEMKNQVKDAASNIIE
- a CDS encoding ABC transporter permease, producing the protein MLKSMPGAIELGLIYALMALGVYITYRILDFPDLTVEGSFTTGGGIAMILITNGMSPWVATIAAFGGGAAAGAITGLLHTKGKINGLLSGIIMMIALYSINLRIMGKPNVSVYGMDTIFTTSNVLVIVVIVVIVTKLLLDLFLHTDLGLSLRATGDNERMIRSFGSNTDTTKIIGISLSNALVALSGALFAQQSTAADISMGIGVIVVGLASVIIGEAIFGARKVFWATLAVVLGSIVYRIIITIAYRVEWLKASDLKLITAVIVIVALVVPTIQKSFKQKKMARKRSAELLTDPVQRGGGQ